A single Triticum dicoccoides isolate Atlit2015 ecotype Zavitan chromosome 2A, WEW_v2.0, whole genome shotgun sequence DNA region contains:
- the LOC119352354 gene encoding lecithin-cholesterol acyltransferase-like 1, which yields MAIVSPSTDCLALLTFLICLLRCCDAGYDVGVYNPIILIPGISCPNLEARLTDAYVPSLPHCGALKGKGWFSLWNNTSDLVRHNYVSCFEEQMCLVYDSALKDYRNLPGVETHVPDFGSVHGFTSKNLDSSRKGFCMTRVLEELQLLGYRDGDTLFGAPYDPRHAPPLPGQPSQVFSDYFARFKVLVEHASKKNQDKLVILVAHSFGGMATLKFINWTPITWRKKFIKHLVLISPTLPGGFMEALTNLASGPKPLVVPTIPRLSLRPMWRTFASALLFLPSSPVFGHMPLVITKNKNYSAYDYKDLLPAIGLKTEVVERVLSMKLRVDAPMVPTTYLNGVGVQTPEQAVYWDGNFNVAPKNVYGDGDGVMNLVSVLALVNDLHRQQQANIHFKFVKIVNTTHSNIVVQEHSLKKIMYEILEANR from the exons ATGGCGATTGTCTCGCCATCTACTGATTGTCTAGCACTCCTCACCTTTCTCATCTGCCTCCTCCGTTGTTGCGACGCGGGATATGATGTCGGGGTCTACAACCCAATAATCTTGATCCCAGGTATCAGTTGCCCCAACCTGGAGGCGCGGCTGACTGATGCCTACGTGCCGTCACTGCCCCACTGCGGTGCGCTCAAGGGGAAGGGGTGGTTCTCATTGTGGAACAACACATCTGACCTGGTCCGCCACAACTACGTGTCGTGCTTCGAGGAGCAGATGTGCCTCGTCTATGACTCTGCCCTCAAAGACTACCGGAACCTACCCGGTGTCGAGACGCATGTGCCAGACTTCGGCTCCGTCCATGGATTCACCTCAAAGAACCTCGATTC GAGCCGTAAGGGATTTTGCATGACAAGGGTCCTCGAAGAGCTTCAGTTGCTTGGGTATCGTGACGGAGATACCCTTTTCGGAGCTCCCTATGACCCACGGCATGCTCCGCCACTGCCAGGCCAGCCATCTCAAGTGTTCTCGGACTACTTTGCCCGTTTCAAGGTTCTGGTGGAGCATGCAAGCAAGAAGAACCAGGACAAACTGGTCATCCTCGTCGCACACAGCTTTGGTGGCATGGccaccctcaagttcattaattggACTCCCATAACATGGAGGAAGAAATTCATCAAGCACCTGGTCCTCATATCGCCTACACTTCCGGGAGGCTTTATGGAGGCGCTCACGAACCTCGCCTCAGGACCGAAACCGCTCGTTGTCCCGACAATTCCGCGCTTGAGTTTGCGGCCAATGTGGAGAACCTTTGCGAGTGCCCTTTTATTCCTCCCGTCTTCCCCGGTTTTTGGTCACATGCCGCTTGTGATTACCAAAAACAAGAACTACTCGGCGTATGACTACAAGGACTTACTTCCGGCAATCGGTTTGAAAACCGAGGTGGTGGAACGGGTGCTTTCGATGAAGCTGAGAGTTGATGCACCGATGGTGCCAACAACATACCTCAACGGTGTCGGCGTGCAGACGCCGGAGCAAGCAGTATACTGGGATGGTAACTTCAATGTAGCTCCCAAGAACGTATATGGTGATGGAGACGGGGTTATGAATTTGGTTAGCGTTCTTGCTCTCGTGAATGATTTGCATAGACAACAACAGGCTAACATACACTTTAAGTTCGTCAAGATTGTTAATACTACACACTCTAACATTGTTGTTCAGGAGCACTCGCTCAAGAAGATCATGTATGAAATTCTAGAAGCAAATCGCTGA